From one Pseudomonas fluorescens genomic stretch:
- a CDS encoding LysR family transcriptional regulator, protein MSDLDDLAAFAVLMDAGSFTLAAQQLGWSKGQLSKRISALEAGHSVKLLHRTTRRLSLTAAGAMLLPQAQALVRQMEGARQTLAMLKDELAGPVRITVPVSLGETFFEGLLLEFASRYPDLQVELELNNGYRDLLGDGFDLAIRTEVQDDARLVARPVLAMQELTCASPAYLQRHGEPKVPSELSGHRCLLNSHYSGREEWLYHQQHELLRVQVAGSFASNHYSLLKKAALLGAGVARLPSYMLHAELADGRLQWLLRDYQTRSVPLFLVHPYQGGMPQRVQVLADYLLAWFRRSSQALRTL, encoded by the coding sequence ATGAGCGACCTCGATGACCTGGCGGCCTTTGCCGTGCTGATGGATGCCGGTAGCTTCACCCTGGCTGCGCAACAACTGGGTTGGAGCAAGGGGCAGTTGTCCAAGCGCATCAGTGCCCTGGAGGCCGGCCACTCGGTGAAGTTGTTGCACCGCACTACAAGGAGGCTGAGCCTGACGGCTGCCGGTGCCATGTTGCTGCCGCAGGCGCAGGCACTGGTGCGGCAAATGGAAGGGGCGCGTCAGACCCTGGCCATGCTCAAGGACGAACTGGCGGGACCGGTGCGCATCACTGTGCCAGTGTCGTTGGGCGAGACTTTTTTCGAAGGATTGCTGCTGGAGTTCGCCAGCCGCTACCCGGATTTGCAGGTGGAGCTTGAGCTGAACAATGGCTACCGCGACCTCCTGGGCGACGGCTTCGACCTTGCGATTCGAACCGAAGTCCAGGATGACGCACGCCTGGTCGCCCGCCCGGTGCTGGCCATGCAGGAGCTGACCTGTGCCAGCCCGGCCTATCTGCAGCGCCATGGTGAACCGAAAGTGCCAAGTGAGTTGAGCGGCCATCGCTGCCTGCTCAACAGCCATTACAGCGGCCGTGAAGAGTGGTTGTATCACCAGCAGCACGAACTGTTGCGGGTGCAGGTGGCTGGCAGCTTTGCCAGCAATCATTACAGCCTGCTGAAAAAAGCGGCACTGCTGGGCGCCGGGGTTGCCCGTCTGCCGTCGTACATGCTGCATGCAGAGCTGGCTGACGGCCGCTTGCAGTGGCTACTGCGCGACTATCAGACGCGCAGCGTGCCGTTGTTTCTGGTGCACCCCTATCAGGGCGGGATGCCCCAGCGGGTCCAGGTACTGGCCGATTACCTGCTGGCCTGGTTCAGGCGCAGCAGCCAGGCGCTGCGGACCCTCTAG
- a CDS encoding ABC transporter ATP-binding protein, protein MLQFENVSTFYGKIQALHSVNVEIRQGEIVTLIGANGAGKSTLLMTLCGSPQAHSGSIKYLGEELVGQPSSHIMRKSIAVVPEGRRVFARLTVEENLAMGGFFTNKGDYQEQMDKVLQLFPRLKERFSQRGGTMSGGEQQMLAIGRALMSKPKLLLLDEPSLGLAPIIIQQIFDIIEQLRRDGVTVFLVEQNANQALKVADRAYVLENGRVVMEGTGEALLTDPKVRDAYLGG, encoded by the coding sequence ATGCTGCAGTTCGAAAACGTTTCCACCTTCTACGGCAAGATCCAGGCACTGCACAGCGTCAACGTCGAGATCCGCCAGGGCGAAATCGTCACCTTGATCGGCGCCAACGGCGCGGGTAAATCCACCCTGCTGATGACCCTCTGCGGTTCGCCCCAGGCGCACAGTGGCAGCATCAAGTACCTGGGGGAAGAACTGGTCGGCCAGCCGTCCTCGCACATCATGCGCAAGAGCATCGCGGTGGTCCCTGAGGGCCGCCGCGTGTTCGCCCGCCTGACCGTGGAAGAGAACCTGGCCATGGGCGGATTCTTCACCAATAAAGGCGATTACCAGGAGCAGATGGACAAGGTCCTGCAACTGTTCCCGCGCCTGAAGGAGCGCTTCAGCCAGCGTGGCGGCACCATGTCGGGCGGCGAACAGCAGATGCTCGCCATCGGCCGGGCGCTGATGAGCAAGCCCAAGTTGCTGTTGCTCGACGAGCCATCGCTGGGCCTGGCACCGATCATCATCCAGCAGATCTTCGACATCATCGAGCAACTGCGCCGCGATGGCGTGACGGTGTTCCTGGTCGAACAGAACGCCAACCAGGCGCTGAAAGTCGCCGACCGCGCCTATGTGCTGGAAAACGGCCGGGTGGTGATGGAAGGTACCGGTGAAGCGCTGTTGACCGACCCCAAGGTTCGCGACGCTTACCTGGGTGGCTGA
- the livG gene encoding high-affinity branched-chain amino acid ABC transporter ATP-binding protein LivG: MSREILQVSGLSMRFGGLLAVNGVALTVKEKQVVALIGPNGAGKTTVFNCLTGFYKPSAGSILLDGQPIQGLAGHQIARKGVVRTFQNVRLFKEMTALENLLIAQHRHLNTNFLAGLLKTPGFRRSEREAMDFAQFWLDKVNLTEFANRTAGTLAYGQQRRLEIARCMMTRPRILMLDEPAAGLNPKETEDLKALISVLREEHNVTVLLIEHDMKLVMSISDHIVVINQGTPLADGTPEQIRDNPEVIKAYLGEA; encoded by the coding sequence ATGAGCCGCGAAATTCTGCAAGTCAGCGGCCTGAGCATGCGCTTCGGCGGCTTGTTGGCGGTCAACGGCGTGGCCCTGACCGTCAAGGAAAAACAGGTGGTGGCGTTGATCGGCCCGAACGGCGCCGGCAAGACCACGGTGTTCAACTGCCTGACCGGCTTCTACAAGCCGAGCGCCGGCAGCATCCTGCTCGACGGCCAGCCGATCCAGGGCCTGGCCGGCCATCAGATCGCTCGCAAGGGCGTGGTGCGGACCTTCCAGAACGTGCGTCTGTTCAAAGAGATGACCGCCCTGGAAAACCTGCTGATCGCCCAGCACCGGCACCTGAATACCAACTTCCTTGCCGGCCTGCTGAAAACCCCGGGCTTTCGCCGCAGCGAGCGCGAAGCCATGGACTTCGCGCAGTTCTGGCTGGACAAGGTCAACCTCACCGAGTTCGCCAACCGTACCGCCGGCACCCTGGCCTACGGTCAGCAACGGCGCCTGGAGATCGCCCGCTGCATGATGACCCGTCCGCGGATCCTCATGCTCGACGAGCCGGCGGCAGGCCTGAACCCGAAAGAGACCGAAGACCTCAAGGCGCTGATCAGCGTGCTGCGTGAAGAGCACAACGTCACCGTGCTGCTGATCGAGCACGACATGAAGCTGGTCATGAGCATCTCCGACCACATCGTGGTGATCAACCAGGGCACGCCCCTGGCCGACGGTACGCCGGAACAGATCCGCGACAACCCTGAAGTGATCAAAGCCTACCTGGGGGAAGCGTAA
- a CDS encoding high-affinity branched-chain amino acid ABC transporter permease LivM translates to MNKNLKQAFFSALLVWAVAFPVLGLKLSIDGINLIVHSQGPFTITVIAVCSVLMFLRVLFDKQWSAVTHRRSDRKLISPAVSNFLTLPKTQRWIILGLIMVALVWPFFGSRGAVDIATLILIYVLLGLGLNIVVGLAGLLDLGYVGFYAVGAYSYALLSHYYGLSFWICLPIAGLMAATFGFLLGFPVLRLRGDYLAIVTLGFGEIIRLFLRNLTGLTGGPNGISNIEKPTFFGLTFERKAAEGMQTFHEFFGLQYNSINKVIFLYLVALLLALLALFVINRLLRMPIGRAWEALREDEIACRALGLNPTVIKLSAFTLGACFAGFAGSFFAARQGLVTPESFTFIESAIILAIVVLGGMGSQLGVILAAIVMILLPELMREFSEYRMLMFGALMVLMMIWRPQGLLPMQRPHMELRR, encoded by the coding sequence TTCCCGGTACTGGGACTCAAACTCAGCATCGATGGCATCAACCTGATCGTTCACAGCCAGGGGCCATTCACCATCACGGTGATTGCCGTGTGCTCGGTGCTGATGTTCCTGCGTGTGCTGTTCGACAAGCAGTGGAGCGCGGTTACCCATCGGCGCTCCGATCGCAAGCTGATCTCGCCGGCGGTAAGCAACTTCCTGACCCTGCCCAAGACCCAGCGCTGGATAATCCTCGGCCTGATCATGGTTGCCCTGGTCTGGCCGTTCTTCGGCTCGCGCGGCGCGGTCGACATCGCCACCCTGATCCTGATCTACGTGTTGCTGGGCCTGGGCCTGAACATCGTGGTCGGCCTGGCGGGCCTGCTCGACCTGGGTTATGTCGGCTTCTACGCCGTCGGCGCCTACAGCTACGCCCTGCTGTCGCACTACTACGGCCTGAGCTTCTGGATCTGCCTGCCGATCGCCGGCCTGATGGCGGCGACCTTCGGCTTCCTGCTCGGTTTCCCGGTACTGCGTCTGCGCGGTGACTACCTGGCCATCGTGACCCTGGGTTTTGGTGAGATCATCCGCCTGTTCCTGCGTAACCTCACCGGTCTTACCGGCGGTCCAAACGGGATCAGCAACATCGAGAAACCGACCTTCTTCGGCCTGACCTTCGAACGCAAGGCCGCCGAGGGCATGCAGACCTTCCACGAGTTCTTCGGCCTGCAGTACAACTCGATCAACAAGGTGATATTCCTCTACCTGGTGGCGCTGCTGCTGGCACTGCTCGCGCTGTTCGTGATCAACCGCCTGCTGCGCATGCCGATCGGTCGTGCCTGGGAAGCCCTGCGTGAAGACGAGATCGCCTGCCGCGCGTTGGGTCTGAACCCTACCGTGATCAAGCTTTCAGCGTTCACCCTGGGTGCCTGCTTCGCCGGTTTCGCCGGCAGCTTCTTCGCTGCGCGCCAGGGCCTGGTGACACCGGAGTCGTTCACCTTCATCGAATCGGCCATCATCCTCGCCATCGTCGTGTTGGGTGGCATGGGCTCTCAGTTGGGCGTGATTCTGGCGGCCATCGTGATGATCCTTCTGCCTGAACTGATGCGTGAATTCAGCGAATACCGCATGTTGATGTTCGGTGCGCTGATGGTATTGATGATGATCTGGCGTCCGCAGGGCCTGCTGCCTATGCAACGTCCACATATGGAGCTGCGTCGATGA